A stretch of Myxococcus hansupus DNA encodes these proteins:
- a CDS encoding M50 family metallopeptidase, translating to MRTASGAQLDFGRLALLALMLGVGWYFWDSPALWPMKVLVVMMHESGHALAALLVGGSVERIHLAADESGSCLSRLPPGTLGQIAVYSGGYLGSAVAGAGLLLATFRFRLRRWVLGTASVWLTVMGVLYAGDSFTLFFCVGTAVVLGLGAKFLPDGVVDALNLFIAAFTALYALFDLRSDLWDSTVRARSDAALLADLTYVPAVVWAGLWSLLAIGLLAVAAYMSMHAKPRGMQMPSVTARTRRV from the coding sequence ATGCGGACCGCCAGCGGTGCACAGCTTGATTTCGGCCGGTTGGCCCTGCTTGCCCTCATGTTGGGGGTGGGCTGGTATTTCTGGGATTCGCCCGCCCTGTGGCCCATGAAGGTCCTGGTCGTGATGATGCACGAGAGCGGGCATGCCCTGGCGGCGCTGCTCGTCGGGGGCTCGGTGGAGCGCATCCACCTGGCGGCCGACGAGTCGGGCTCGTGCTTGTCGCGCCTGCCTCCGGGCACGCTGGGGCAGATCGCCGTGTACTCCGGTGGGTACCTGGGCAGCGCGGTGGCCGGGGCCGGGTTGTTGCTGGCGACCTTCCGCTTCCGGCTGCGCCGCTGGGTGCTGGGCACCGCGAGCGTCTGGCTGACGGTCATGGGCGTGCTGTACGCGGGGGACAGCTTCACGCTGTTCTTCTGCGTGGGGACGGCGGTGGTGCTCGGGCTGGGGGCGAAGTTCCTGCCCGACGGCGTGGTGGACGCGCTGAACCTGTTCATCGCGGCCTTCACGGCGCTGTATGCGCTGTTCGATTTGCGCTCGGACTTGTGGGACAGCACGGTGCGCGCGCGCAGTGACGCGGCGCTCCTGGCCGACCTCACCTATGTGCCCGCCGTCGTCTGGGCCGGGCTGTGGTCGCTGCTCGCCATCGGACTCCTGGCGGTGGCCGCGTACATGTCCATGCATGCGAAGCCTCGCGGGATGCAGATGCCGTCCGTCACGGCGCGGACGCGGCGGGTTTAA
- a CDS encoding double-CXXCG motif protein, whose amino-acid sequence MMRYFWIREERTPLFNGSFDATHQWRLPGVKCHVCGVTWGGAGHQYPEVDLSRLPERARFVRPWPVSVEEFTQLRELVRPLLPTGAPMPPGTHLGPLEGTASGRFGPLTSQGDLLWVVRRDALEQLQSAGLRGLLGSKTELRFRQKEPPELLELQIEPRGCLHPACLPSDLQPPCDACGRVALRLPEDLLLDAASLPEDRDVFRVGDAATVIIGTERLVEAVKRLGLAGMVFREVPTR is encoded by the coding sequence ATGATGCGGTACTTCTGGATACGAGAGGAGCGCACGCCCCTCTTCAACGGCAGCTTCGATGCCACCCACCAGTGGCGGCTACCTGGAGTGAAGTGCCATGTCTGTGGCGTGACGTGGGGCGGCGCAGGGCACCAATACCCGGAGGTGGACCTGTCCCGCCTGCCTGAGCGCGCACGCTTTGTCCGCCCCTGGCCTGTTTCGGTCGAAGAGTTCACACAACTGAGGGAGCTGGTGCGGCCACTCTTGCCCACCGGTGCGCCCATGCCGCCCGGGACTCACCTGGGGCCGCTCGAAGGCACGGCGTCTGGCAGGTTCGGCCCGCTGACGTCACAAGGTGATCTCTTGTGGGTGGTGCGCCGGGACGCGCTTGAGCAACTCCAATCCGCGGGCCTCAGAGGGTTGCTCGGCAGCAAGACTGAGTTGAGGTTCCGTCAGAAAGAACCGCCGGAGCTGCTGGAGCTTCAAATCGAGCCACGCGGCTGCCTCCACCCAGCCTGCCTCCCCTCGGACCTACAGCCTCCGTGCGACGCCTGCGGCCGGGTCGCGCTGCGATTGCCGGAGGACCTCCTGCTCGACGCAGCGTCGCTCCCCGAGGACAGGGATGTGTTCCGCGTGGGCGATGCCGCGACGGTGATCATTGGCACGGAGCGACTCGTGGAGGCCGTGAAGCGTCTGGGCCTGGCGGGCATGGTGTTTCGCGAGGTGCCCACGCGTTAG
- a CDS encoding VOC family protein, with protein sequence MNRPSKLPAWLPKGLMLAGLCSVGGAVATVSGCASTPEGAAQAGIPLSPVPLYGKFVWHDLVTDNPAAAKRFYGQLFGWEFTDMRGGRRPYSLIRSQGRWIGGLVHPANAAEKREGALWLGYVSVPDVDRAVTEVSARGGKTLDGPVDVRSIGRAAVVADPQGAAVGFVRSQPGDPADNGIPGENDFLWMEYLAQDPVAAADFYKELLGYAVRERPLGGGPHYVLAQGNHPRGGVLANPVKGARPNWLTYIRVKDPAALASRVQALGGRVLMAPRPDARGGSLALIADPSGAVLAIQRYPFQTSNSAEAPR encoded by the coding sequence ATGAACCGTCCCAGCAAGTTGCCCGCCTGGCTTCCCAAAGGATTGATGCTGGCGGGACTGTGCTCGGTGGGAGGCGCAGTCGCCACGGTGTCCGGCTGTGCCTCGACGCCCGAAGGCGCGGCGCAGGCCGGCATCCCCCTGTCGCCCGTGCCGCTCTACGGGAAGTTCGTCTGGCACGACCTCGTCACCGACAACCCGGCCGCGGCCAAGCGCTTCTACGGCCAACTGTTCGGCTGGGAGTTCACCGACATGCGTGGCGGCCGACGGCCCTACTCGCTCATCCGCTCCCAGGGCCGTTGGATTGGCGGGCTCGTCCATCCCGCGAACGCCGCCGAGAAACGTGAAGGCGCGCTGTGGCTCGGCTACGTCTCCGTGCCGGACGTGGACCGCGCTGTCACGGAGGTGAGCGCGCGTGGAGGCAAGACGCTCGATGGCCCCGTGGATGTCCGCAGCATTGGCCGCGCCGCCGTCGTCGCCGACCCGCAGGGCGCGGCGGTGGGCTTCGTCCGCTCACAACCTGGAGACCCTGCCGACAACGGCATCCCCGGGGAGAATGACTTCCTGTGGATGGAGTACCTGGCGCAGGACCCTGTCGCCGCCGCCGACTTCTACAAGGAACTGCTGGGCTACGCGGTCCGCGAGCGCCCCCTCGGCGGTGGGCCGCACTATGTGCTCGCCCAAGGCAACCACCCTCGAGGTGGCGTGCTGGCCAATCCCGTGAAGGGCGCCAGGCCCAACTGGCTCACGTACATCCGCGTGAAGGACCCCGCGGCGCTGGCCTCGCGAGTCCAGGCACTCGGGGGACGTGTGTTGATGGCCCCTCGGCCGGACGCGCGCGGCGGCTCGCTCGCGCTCATCGCCGACCCGAGCGGCGCCGTGCTCGCGATCCAGCGCTACCCGTTCCAGACGTCCAACTCCGCGGAGGCGCCTCGATGA
- a CDS encoding transposase: MEPHRAPVGLQKRPSLEARDRNCINAVVWRVKTGVQWRDLPERFGHWKTVYNRFHRWAKTGRWEAIFKALRLDVDELGSLADASVVRVHQDAAGGKGGSEAMLWGVLPGARTGASSWSGASLSHGGPWRAFLRAPSPRRRPRLRRASAFRHTPHPRTWPRPPGARGIVPTMGGMNDGLRWEDPGGPDAAEVGVRAKGLRLRHR, translated from the coding sequence GTGGAACCGCATCGGGCCCCTGTTGGGCTCCAGAAGCGGCCCTCGCTCGAAGCGAGGGACCGTAACTGCATCAACGCCGTGGTGTGGCGCGTAAAGACTGGGGTGCAGTGGCGGGACTTGCCCGAGCGGTTCGGTCACTGGAAGACGGTCTACAATCGGTTCCATCGCTGGGCGAAGACAGGGCGCTGGGAAGCCATCTTCAAGGCGCTGCGGCTCGATGTGGATGAACTTGGCTCCCTTGCTGACGCATCGGTCGTCCGGGTGCATCAAGACGCCGCGGGCGGAAAAGGGGGCTCCGAAGCAATGCTTTGGGGCGTTCTTCCAGGAGCTCGCACGGGCGCGTCCTCCTGGAGCGGAGCGAGCCTCTCGCACGGGGGGCCCTGGCGGGCCTTCCTTCGGGCCCCATCACCGCGCCGACGTCCTCGTTTGCGGCGCGCTTCGGCGTTCCGTCATACTCCCCACCCACGCACCTGGCCGCGTCCGCCAGGCGCGCGTGGCATTGTGCCCACGATGGGGGGAATGAACGATGGACTCCGGTGGGAAGATCCAGGCGGCCCTGACGCGGCTGAAGTCGGTGTTCGAGCCAAAGGATTACGGCTGCGACATCGGTGA
- a CDS encoding MBL fold metallo-hydrolase, giving the protein MREPYVRQLKLGPMDNFVYLVGPQASDEVVVVDPAWDVEAIAQAVAQDGKRVVGAFVSHCHFDHINGLPDLLAKWDVPVYAQREEVQFSPELRELSGALRPVGPGEEIRVGAQAFQALHTPGHTPGSHCLLAGDALVSGDTVFINGCGRCDFNGGSPEEMYRSLSQVLAKVPDTAKLYPGHDYADVPVASMETVRQKNPYFAFDNVDAFVAFRMRPRK; this is encoded by the coding sequence ATGCGTGAACCTTACGTGCGGCAGCTCAAGCTCGGTCCCATGGACAACTTCGTCTACCTGGTGGGCCCGCAGGCTTCGGATGAAGTCGTGGTGGTGGACCCCGCCTGGGACGTGGAGGCCATCGCGCAGGCGGTGGCGCAGGACGGAAAGCGCGTGGTGGGGGCGTTCGTCTCGCACTGCCATTTCGACCACATCAACGGGCTGCCCGACCTGCTGGCGAAGTGGGACGTGCCGGTGTACGCGCAGCGCGAGGAGGTGCAGTTCTCTCCCGAGTTGCGGGAGCTGAGCGGCGCCCTGCGGCCCGTGGGCCCGGGAGAGGAGATCCGCGTCGGCGCGCAGGCGTTCCAGGCGCTGCATACGCCGGGGCACACGCCGGGTTCGCACTGCCTGCTCGCGGGGGACGCGCTGGTGTCGGGTGACACGGTGTTCATCAACGGGTGCGGCCGGTGTGACTTCAACGGGGGCAGTCCGGAGGAGATGTACCGCTCGCTGTCCCAGGTGCTGGCGAAGGTGCCCGACACGGCGAAGCTCTATCCGGGGCATGACTACGCGGACGTACCGGTGGCCTCCATGGAGACGGTGCGGCAGAAGAACCCGTACTTCGCCTTCGACAACGTGGACGCCTTCGTCGCGTTCCGGATGCGGCCGAGGAAGTAA
- a CDS encoding DNA gyrase/topoisomerase IV subunit A — MLADAESKSRKKQGAGGGGGGGGGAAGGNGDGSVPASLADEARRRYINYALSVITSRALPDVRDGLKPVQRRILFGMYHDHRLTHEAKYQKSAKVVGSVMGQYHPHGDSSIYEALVRMAQDFSLRYPLVDGHGNFGSLDGDGAAAMRYTECRLAMLSSELLTELGKKTVAFRPTYDGTLQEPVVIPARVPQLLMNGTTGIAVGMATNIPPHHLGELVDALVALIENPQLVTKDLLKWIKGPDFPTGGQILNDKKELRDIYETGQGSIRIRGEYKLEDLKRGGQQIIITSIPYTVNKSTLVAKFGDLVRERKLPLITDVRDESTKDVRIVLELKKDANPELVMAYLYKQTPLQTNFGVNLTCLVPIKDKPELSTPERLNLKDILQYFLDFRFDVVTKRFEHELGELLRRVHILEGFEKVYDALDEMIKIIRASEGKQDAAKKLIARFKLDEVQVDAILEMKLYKLARLEILVVEKELKEKRAEIKRIQGILKDKKRVWGTVRDELGELKTRYNDKRRTRIGGAGSEEMEFSAEAFIADEDAHVVITRDGWVKRVREVKDPSTTRLREGDAVMAVLAGSLKANLVLFSNFGTAYVTRFNDVPASTGYGEPVQKFFKFDDGERVVSALSLDARLARPQKLMGVTKQGLGMRFPLEPHLEVSTRAGRRYAKTAEGDEIIGVQPVGDRDLLALLTEKTSALVCKVAEVNELAGPGKGVTVIKVDSSDRVVDFLVVSPSQKDAKLEFETQKGRKLHLTPAKYEVTGRGGKGHEMSKRDAVKEVARAVTFIPLPEKKD; from the coding sequence ATGCTCGCAGATGCCGAATCGAAATCGCGGAAGAAGCAGGGAGCCGGGGGAGGCGGTGGTGGAGGTGGGGGCGCCGCGGGCGGCAATGGTGACGGGTCGGTGCCGGCCTCGCTCGCGGACGAGGCGCGCCGGCGGTACATCAACTACGCCCTGTCGGTCATCACCTCGCGCGCCCTGCCGGACGTGCGGGACGGGCTCAAGCCGGTGCAGCGCCGCATCCTGTTCGGCATGTACCACGACCACCGGCTGACGCATGAGGCCAAGTACCAGAAGTCCGCCAAGGTGGTGGGCAGCGTGATGGGTCAGTACCACCCGCACGGTGACTCCTCCATCTACGAGGCGCTGGTGCGCATGGCGCAGGACTTCTCGCTGCGCTACCCGCTGGTGGACGGCCACGGCAACTTCGGCTCGCTCGACGGCGACGGCGCGGCGGCCATGCGTTACACCGAGTGCCGTCTGGCCATGCTGTCCAGCGAGCTGCTCACGGAGCTGGGCAAGAAGACGGTGGCGTTCCGGCCCACCTACGACGGCACGCTCCAGGAGCCCGTGGTCATCCCCGCGCGGGTGCCGCAGCTCTTGATGAACGGCACCACGGGCATCGCCGTGGGCATGGCCACCAACATCCCGCCCCACCACCTGGGCGAGCTGGTGGACGCGCTGGTGGCGCTCATCGAGAACCCGCAGCTCGTCACCAAGGACCTGCTCAAGTGGATCAAGGGCCCGGACTTCCCCACGGGCGGGCAGATCCTCAACGACAAGAAGGAGCTGCGCGACATCTACGAGACGGGTCAGGGGAGCATCCGGATCCGCGGTGAGTACAAGCTGGAGGACCTCAAGCGGGGCGGCCAGCAGATCATCATCACCTCCATCCCGTACACGGTGAACAAGTCCACCCTGGTGGCCAAGTTCGGCGACCTGGTGCGCGAGCGGAAGCTGCCGCTCATCACCGACGTGCGCGACGAGTCCACGAAGGACGTGCGCATCGTCCTGGAGCTGAAGAAGGACGCCAACCCCGAGCTGGTGATGGCGTACCTGTACAAGCAGACGCCGCTGCAGACGAACTTCGGCGTCAACCTCACCTGCCTGGTCCCCATCAAGGACAAGCCCGAGCTGAGCACGCCCGAGCGGCTCAACCTCAAGGACATCCTCCAGTACTTCCTCGACTTCCGCTTCGACGTGGTGACGAAGCGCTTCGAGCACGAGCTGGGCGAGCTGCTGCGGCGCGTCCACATCCTCGAGGGCTTCGAGAAGGTCTACGACGCGCTCGACGAGATGATCAAAATCATCCGCGCGTCGGAAGGAAAGCAGGACGCGGCCAAGAAGCTCATCGCGCGCTTCAAGCTGGATGAGGTCCAGGTGGACGCCATCCTGGAGATGAAGCTCTACAAGCTGGCCCGCTTGGAGATTCTGGTCGTGGAGAAGGAGCTCAAGGAGAAGCGCGCCGAAATCAAGCGCATCCAGGGCATCCTCAAGGACAAGAAGCGGGTGTGGGGCACCGTCCGGGACGAGCTGGGCGAGCTGAAGACGCGCTACAACGACAAGCGCCGCACGCGCATTGGCGGCGCGGGCTCCGAGGAGATGGAGTTCAGCGCCGAGGCGTTCATCGCGGACGAGGACGCGCACGTGGTCATCACCCGCGACGGCTGGGTCAAGCGCGTGCGCGAGGTGAAGGACCCGTCCACCACCCGCCTGCGAGAAGGCGACGCGGTGATGGCGGTGCTGGCCGGCAGCCTGAAGGCGAACCTGGTGCTGTTCAGCAACTTCGGCACCGCGTACGTCACCCGCTTCAACGACGTGCCCGCGTCCACGGGCTACGGCGAGCCGGTGCAGAAGTTCTTCAAGTTCGACGACGGCGAGCGCGTGGTGTCCGCTCTGTCGCTGGACGCGCGGCTGGCGCGCCCGCAGAAGCTGATGGGCGTGACGAAGCAGGGCCTGGGCATGCGCTTCCCGCTGGAGCCGCACCTGGAGGTCTCCACCCGCGCCGGCCGCCGCTACGCGAAGACGGCGGAAGGCGACGAAATCATCGGCGTGCAGCCCGTGGGAGACCGCGACCTGCTGGCGCTGCTGACGGAGAAGACCAGCGCGCTGGTGTGCAAGGTGGCGGAGGTCAACGAGCTGGCCGGCCCGGGCAAGGGCGTCACCGTCATCAAGGTGGACAGCAGCGACCGGGTGGTGGACTTCCTCGTCGTGTCCCCCTCGCAGAAGGACGCGAAGCTGGAGTTCGAGACGCAGAAGGGCCGCAAGCTGCACCTGACACCCGCGAAGTACGAGGTGACGGGCCGCGGCGGCAAGGGCCACGAGATGTCGAAGCGCGACGCCGTGAAGGAGGTGGCGCGAGCCGTCACCTTCATCCCGTTGCCCGAGAAGAAGGACTAG
- a CDS encoding DNA gyrase/topoisomerase IV subunit B codes for MATKKDTYTGADIQVLEGLEPVRKRPAMYIGGTDSTGYHHLLWEILDNSVDEVINGFATTVEVTLHKDCRSVTVVDNGRGIPVDIMPKHKKPAVEVILTTLHAGGKFEQGNYIHSGGLHGVGSSVVNALARKLVVEIKRDGKKHVQTYARGRATSALKAEGAARGTGTSVTFEPDPEIFGEKLKFDAETVRERLEAKSYLHKGMTVVWKDETASPATSVTYKHDGGIAEYLTKVVSERNKPLVPAGSTAFYHSRDNGVRLEAALAWTEATDEHIRSYVNGIPTPLGGTHEAGLRGAVVKAVRNYIETHGIAPKGVTLTAEDIREGITAILSTYVVEPQFQGQTKGRLNNPEVSGQVDGVLRPALEKWLNDNKSIAESVVARIVLAARAREASRAASQAVSRKTAVSHRLNLPGKLADCSSTDPGLSELFIVEGDSAGGSAKQGRDRRTQAILPLRGKVLNAEQASTDKVTTNKELQDIVSALGCGIGSDFDISKLRYGRVFLLMDADSDGHHIATLLLTFFYRHLRPLIESGAIHIAQPPLYRVDIGKETYWALDEPDRDRIIKEKAKGNAKPNIMRFKGLGEMTPDELKETTLDPKHRMSLRVTIDKPLETDRLINDLMGKDVSARFRFIMERAGEVQDLDV; via the coding sequence ATGGCGACGAAGAAGGATACCTACACAGGCGCGGACATCCAGGTCCTCGAGGGCCTGGAGCCGGTGCGCAAGCGCCCGGCCATGTACATCGGCGGCACCGACAGCACGGGGTATCACCACCTGCTGTGGGAGATCCTCGACAACTCCGTGGACGAGGTCATCAACGGCTTCGCCACCACGGTCGAGGTGACGCTCCACAAGGACTGCCGCAGCGTCACGGTGGTGGACAACGGGCGTGGCATCCCCGTGGACATCATGCCCAAGCACAAGAAGCCGGCCGTGGAGGTCATCCTCACGACGCTTCACGCGGGCGGCAAGTTCGAGCAGGGCAACTACATCCACTCGGGCGGTCTGCACGGCGTGGGCAGCTCGGTGGTGAACGCGCTGGCGCGCAAGCTCGTCGTGGAGATCAAGCGCGACGGCAAGAAGCACGTCCAGACGTACGCGCGAGGCCGCGCCACCAGCGCGCTGAAGGCGGAAGGCGCCGCGCGCGGCACGGGCACTTCCGTCACCTTCGAGCCGGATCCGGAGATCTTCGGCGAGAAGCTGAAGTTCGACGCGGAGACGGTGCGCGAGCGGCTGGAGGCCAAGAGCTACCTGCACAAGGGCATGACGGTCGTCTGGAAGGACGAGACGGCCAGCCCGGCCACGTCGGTGACGTACAAGCACGACGGCGGCATCGCGGAGTACCTCACCAAGGTGGTGTCGGAGCGGAACAAGCCGCTGGTGCCCGCCGGCAGCACGGCCTTCTACCACTCGCGTGACAACGGCGTGCGGCTGGAGGCGGCGCTGGCGTGGACGGAGGCCACGGACGAGCACATCCGCTCGTACGTCAACGGCATCCCCACCCCGCTGGGCGGCACGCACGAGGCGGGCCTGCGCGGCGCGGTGGTCAAGGCGGTGCGCAACTACATCGAGACGCACGGCATCGCGCCCAAGGGCGTGACGCTCACCGCCGAGGACATCCGCGAGGGCATCACCGCCATCCTGTCCACGTACGTGGTGGAGCCGCAGTTCCAGGGCCAGACGAAGGGGCGGCTCAACAACCCCGAGGTGTCCGGCCAGGTGGACGGCGTGCTGCGTCCGGCGCTGGAGAAGTGGCTCAACGACAACAAGTCCATCGCCGAGTCGGTGGTGGCGCGCATCGTCCTGGCCGCCCGCGCGCGCGAGGCCAGCCGGGCCGCGTCGCAGGCGGTGAGCCGCAAGACGGCGGTCAGCCACCGGCTCAATCTGCCGGGCAAGCTGGCGGACTGCTCGTCCACGGATCCGGGCCTGAGCGAGCTGTTCATCGTGGAAGGTGACTCCGCAGGTGGCTCCGCCAAGCAGGGCCGCGACCGGCGCACCCAGGCCATCCTCCCGCTGCGCGGCAAGGTGCTCAACGCGGAGCAGGCGTCCACCGACAAGGTGACGACGAACAAGGAGCTCCAGGACATCGTGTCCGCGCTGGGCTGCGGCATCGGCTCGGACTTCGACATCAGCAAGCTGCGCTACGGCCGCGTCTTCCTGCTGATGGACGCCGACAGCGACGGGCACCACATCGCCACGCTGCTGCTGACCTTCTTCTACCGGCACCTGCGCCCGCTCATCGAAAGCGGCGCCATCCACATCGCCCAGCCGCCGCTGTACCGCGTGGACATTGGCAAGGAGACGTACTGGGCGCTGGACGAGCCGGACCGCGACCGCATCATCAAGGAGAAGGCGAAGGGCAACGCCAAGCCCAACATCATGCGCTTCAAGGGTCTGGGCGAGATGACGCCCGACGAGCTGAAGGAGACGACGCTCGACCCCAAGCACCGCATGAGCCTGCGGGTCACCATCGACAAGCCCCTGGAGACGGACCGGCTCATCAATGACCTGATGGGCAAGGACGTCAGCGCCCGCTTCCGCTTCATCATGGAGCGCGCGGGCGAGGTCCAGGACCTGGACGTCTAG
- a CDS encoding PEGA domain-containing protein — protein MTTFRRSSLLLAFVLATSPAYGQSSRKRPSKKKPAATQPVKTTKAPPADDSDDDDSVEPRAFGTPEEEANTQVPPLVTSDAPTKAAPTQTSKVSATASATAVTAGGPLALFTVARMPAFEDAARKLEDDLIRQLKAGGGVELVDLSVVFPPAPPASLARADTLFEQGRSDYDNLDPESAEAKFLAAAEAYTQHPAELDTERLGKAYLFLGASRMLNGDSAGAMDAFRRAVVAEPTTTPDAALFGQDVMKSFDQARAEVKARPAGTLVVESKPAGANVTLRGRELGVTPLKGVEVPAGQHPVVVTLPGHSSFAQYTDVASSKSTEVKATLEPTPGLAAVRDAASHAATEQAFERNTPPPETLAIAERLDARYVVLAAVSRGEKGRMQAELQAWDVRTQARLRGVEISLAPGEKKLTPAAAADQVRAFVNGVTAPRSTESNTFSTIIKRPWFWAVVGGAAAVTAGAVFMATSQDKGRPFNPVSGGIGF, from the coding sequence GTGACTACGTTCCGCCGAAGCTCCCTGCTCCTCGCGTTTGTGCTGGCCACCTCTCCCGCCTACGGCCAGTCCTCGCGGAAGCGGCCCAGCAAGAAGAAGCCCGCCGCCACCCAGCCGGTGAAGACGACCAAGGCCCCGCCCGCCGACGACTCGGATGATGATGATTCCGTCGAGCCCCGGGCCTTCGGGACTCCCGAGGAGGAAGCGAACACGCAGGTCCCGCCGCTGGTGACCTCCGACGCCCCCACCAAGGCCGCGCCGACGCAGACCTCCAAGGTCTCCGCCACGGCCTCCGCCACGGCGGTGACGGCCGGCGGCCCGCTGGCCCTCTTCACCGTCGCGCGGATGCCCGCGTTCGAGGACGCCGCGCGGAAGCTGGAGGACGACCTGATCCGCCAGTTGAAGGCGGGGGGCGGCGTGGAGCTGGTGGACCTGAGCGTGGTGTTCCCGCCCGCGCCCCCGGCGTCGCTGGCGCGCGCGGACACGCTCTTCGAGCAGGGCCGCTCGGACTACGACAACCTGGACCCCGAGTCGGCCGAGGCGAAGTTCCTCGCCGCGGCGGAGGCCTACACCCAGCACCCGGCGGAGCTGGACACGGAGCGGCTGGGCAAGGCGTACCTGTTCCTGGGCGCGTCGCGGATGCTCAACGGAGACTCCGCGGGCGCCATGGACGCGTTCCGGCGCGCGGTGGTGGCCGAGCCCACCACGACTCCGGACGCCGCGCTCTTCGGCCAGGACGTGATGAAGTCCTTCGACCAGGCGCGCGCCGAGGTGAAGGCGCGGCCGGCCGGAACCCTGGTGGTGGAGTCCAAGCCCGCCGGCGCCAACGTGACGCTGCGCGGCCGTGAGCTGGGCGTCACACCGCTCAAGGGCGTGGAGGTCCCCGCGGGGCAGCACCCCGTGGTGGTGACGCTGCCCGGTCACTCGTCCTTCGCGCAGTACACGGACGTGGCGTCCTCGAAGAGCACCGAGGTGAAGGCGACGCTGGAGCCCACCCCGGGGCTCGCCGCCGTGCGTGACGCGGCGTCCCATGCCGCCACCGAGCAGGCCTTCGAGCGGAACACGCCCCCGCCCGAGACGCTGGCCATCGCGGAGCGGCTCGACGCGCGCTACGTGGTGCTCGCCGCGGTGTCGCGCGGTGAGAAGGGCCGGATGCAGGCGGAGCTGCAGGCCTGGGACGTGCGCACCCAGGCGCGGCTGCGCGGGGTGGAGATTTCGCTGGCGCCCGGCGAGAAGAAGCTCACCCCGGCCGCGGCGGCGGACCAGGTGCGCGCCTTCGTCAACGGCGTCACCGCGCCTCGGAGCACGGAGAGCAACACTTTCAGTACCATCATCAAGCGCCCGTGGTTCTGGGCGGTGGTGGGCGGCGCGGCGGCGGTGACGGCCGGCGCCGTCTTCATGGCGACGTCCCAGGACAAGGGCCGCCCCTTCAACCCCGTCTCTGGTGGTATTGGCTTCTGA
- a CDS encoding PEGA domain-containing protein codes for MKALALLLLPALAFAAPPPAARRVSTLLVPMDPGAEAASVQMEGYMNAALGQFAGMSVRKSEELFGMPEDPEAKASLDRGRKGYSESVAAFDKKEYEDAERKVRATLKELQGAAAAMRGCSPLCDALALYAALLHLRGDTEEAKLALIDLMALSPTHELSPKRFSREFISLRVQVATSRTSQLRGSATVKSRPAGARVFVDGEAVGFTPVTLPTLPIGKHMLRVERPGFRQYGQLMEVATDDVEVTANLVPTSAYKAYDAKLDRVAGEVSRAGPKASGVAALIQSLGLDRLLIGTLRSQGEGSELTLGYYDGRTGERMAGRRMALQGDEYGQLKNEMERVVNQLVNSIGEKVSKSRDPLDNRGGMEDWSGEDRGGRTKAQDKQRKPGDDPLDGVSGTEDW; via the coding sequence ATGAAAGCCCTCGCACTCCTCCTCCTTCCCGCACTGGCGTTCGCGGCCCCGCCCCCGGCGGCGCGCCGCGTGTCCACCCTCCTGGTGCCCATGGATCCAGGCGCCGAGGCGGCCAGCGTGCAGATGGAGGGCTACATGAACGCGGCCCTCGGCCAGTTCGCCGGCATGTCGGTCCGCAAGTCCGAGGAGCTCTTCGGCATGCCCGAGGACCCGGAGGCCAAGGCGTCACTGGACCGCGGGCGCAAGGGCTACTCGGAGAGCGTCGCCGCCTTCGACAAGAAGGAGTACGAGGACGCCGAGCGCAAGGTGCGCGCCACCTTGAAGGAGCTCCAGGGCGCGGCGGCCGCCATGCGGGGGTGCTCGCCGCTGTGTGACGCGCTGGCCCTCTACGCGGCGCTGCTGCACCTGCGCGGGGACACGGAGGAGGCGAAGCTGGCGCTCATCGACCTGATGGCGCTGTCGCCCACCCACGAGCTGTCTCCCAAGCGCTTCTCCCGCGAGTTCATCTCCCTGCGCGTGCAGGTGGCCACCAGCCGCACGTCGCAGTTGCGCGGCTCGGCCACCGTGAAGTCGCGTCCTGCCGGCGCGCGCGTCTTCGTGGACGGCGAGGCCGTGGGCTTCACGCCGGTGACGCTGCCCACGCTCCCCATTGGCAAGCACATGCTGCGCGTGGAGCGCCCTGGCTTCCGTCAGTACGGCCAGCTCATGGAGGTGGCCACGGACGACGTCGAGGTGACGGCGAACCTGGTGCCCACCTCCGCCTACAAGGCCTACGACGCCAAGCTGGACCGAGTCGCTGGCGAGGTGAGCCGGGCGGGCCCGAAGGCCTCCGGTGTGGCGGCCCTCATCCAGTCGCTGGGGTTGGACCGCCTGCTCATCGGAACCCTGCGCAGCCAGGGGGAGGGCTCCGAGCTCACCCTGGGCTACTACGACGGGCGCACCGGTGAGCGAATGGCGGGGCGGCGCATGGCCCTGCAAGGCGATGAATACGGCCAGCTCAAGAACGAGATGGAGCGCGTCGTGAACCAGCTCGTGAACAGCATTGGCGAGAAGGTGTCCAAGAGCCGGGATCCGCTGGACAACCGCGGCGGCATGGAAGACTGGTCCGGGGAGGACCGGGGCGGCCGCACCAAGGCGCAGGACAAGCAGCGCAAGCCGGGGGACGATCCCCTCGACGGTGTGTCCGGAACCGAGGACTGGTGA